GCACCTGAATGCGATCCAGAAAAAGGCGGTTGCTATGGATCGCCGTCTTGAGGGCTTTGGCGCGAACGCGTTCAAGGGGCTGCTCTATTCCACGACGGCGCTCACCTCGGCGCTTTCGGTGCGTGAAGTGGCGCGCTATGCCGATGCCTGGACCGAAGCGAAGAACGCGCTGGCTGTTGCCGGCGTTGTCGGCCAGGATCAGGTGCGCACGCTTGATACGCTCTATCAGAGCGCTCAGAAGAATGCCGCGCCGATCACGGCGCTTGCCGATCTGTTCGGCAAGGCCTCGCAGGCCAATGACAATCTTCAGCAGTCGCAGGAACGCCTGCTCAAGTTCACCGACGGGATTGCCACCGCGCTGAAGGTCGAGGGCAAGTCGGCGGCGGAGGCCTCCGGCGCCCTGACGCAGCTCGGGCAGTTGCTCGGCTCGGCCCGTGTCCAGGCCGAGGAATTCAATTCGATCAATGAGGGCGCACGGCCTATTCTGATCGCGGTCGCCAATGGTCTCGATGAAGCGGGCGGCTCCGTTTCCAAGCTGAAGCAGCTGGTCAATGACGGCAAGGTCTCGGGCCGAGAGTTCTTCGACGCCTTTATGAAGGGCTTTCCGACCATCGAGAAGATGGCTGATAACGCCACGCAGACGATCGCACAGGGCGTCACGAAGGTGAACAATGCGCTCACCAAATATATCGGCGAGACGGATAGCAGCCTGGGCGCATCCCAGCGGCTGATCTCCGGGCTTAATGCCCTGGCTGACAATTTCGATCAGACGGCGGACACGGTTCTGGCACTTGCCGGCGTGATCGCTGGCGCGCTGGTCGGTCGGTCGATCGCGGGCATGCTGGTCAAGCTTGGCCTTGCCGGCACGGCGCTGACGAAGTTTGCGGCTGCCATGCGCTCGGCCATGGCCGCCGGTAGCCTGTCGACCGCCCTTGGCGGCATGAGCGCGGCGGCTGGCCCGCTTGGTCTGCTGATCGGCGGAACCTTGGTCGGGGCGGTGGCGCTTTATTCGCGGCATTCGCAGGAAGCGGAAGCCCGGACGGAAGCCGTCAATGCCGAACTGGAGCGGCTGGGCCTTGTTGCCGAGGAGGCCGCGCCGAAGCTTGAGGGTGTGACGGAAGCGGCCGAAGGACTCACCGATGGCGAGATCTATCGCAAGGTGAAGATGCTCGCCGACGAATATGACCGCCTCAGCAAAATGGGCGAGGGCTTTCTCGGCTGGTTCCGCGATGATGATGCCCTTGGCGGCATTGTCGACAAGGCAAAGGAACTGACGCATCAGTTTGAACGCGGCTCGGTCGATCTGAATGCCGTCTTCGGCATCCACGACATGGCGCGCGATCTTGAACGCGGTCGCGTCGGTTTCCAGGATGTTATCAACAAGATGCGGGAGATCCGGGCAACCGAGGTTTCCCAGCCGGTCGCGGATCTGGCCTATCAGGTCGAACAGACGGCACAGAAACTCCGGCATCTCGACGGCGCAAAGGCCGCAAGCGAGGTGAATGATCTGAAGCGCGAGCTTGAGGAAGCCCGCGACAGTCTGCTGGACTTTAGTCAGGCCATGCCGATCTCGCTCGATCAGCGCGAGGCGATTGCTGACATCATTGATGATTTCGACGGAACGAAGGAAGGGGCGGCCGAGGCGCGAAGAGCGCTCGAAACGATGGCCGACGCCAATCCCGATGCGGCCGGCTATGTCGCCAAGCTGGCGCCGATCTTCGGCATGCTGCAGAAGCTTGTCGATAAATCGCGCGAGTTCATGACGCTTCTCAGTGCGGTCAATGTCAGCACCTCAGGTGGTATGAGCGACAGTCAGGTGTCGGCCTATCGCGGATATAGCGAAAGCCGGTCTGAAGGCGAGAAAATGCTTCAGGTCGGCAAAGACTATGCCGACGAAATCGAACGCCAGAACGGCCTGTCAAAAGAACAGATCGCTCTTGAGCGGGAAAAGGCAAGCATCAAGCGGGATCTCGAAAACAAGGGTGGCTTCCTTCCCGACAATGAGATTGCCCACCTGGCACAAAGCTCGTTGGCGGCCAATGCCCGTCGAAGCAGCGGCGGCGGTGGCGGAAGCGGAGGCGGTGACAACAGCTTCGACAATGCCGTTCAGTCGATCCGGGAGCGCACCGCCGCTCTGATGGCCGAGAGGGATGCCCAAACCGCGCTGAACCCGCTGGTCGAGGATTATGGCTTTGCCCTTGAGAAGGCGCGGGCAACGCAGGATCTGCTGACGGCTGCCGAAACGGCGGGCTTGAGCGTCGATGCGGATCTTCGGCAATCGATCGAGGATCTGGCGCAAGGTTATGCGGAAGCGGCGGCGGAAGCCGAGAAGGCGGCGCGCAAGAACGAGGATCTTCGCCAGTCGGTTGATGACTTCAAGGCGACGGCAAAAGACGTAACCGGCGGCTTTGTGTCGGACTTGGTGAGCGGCGTGAATGCCGCTGATGCCCTCGCCAATGCGCTTGGCCGCGTCGGCGACAAGCTGCTGGACCTCGCGCTGAACGACCTGTTCAATACCGGCGAACCGGGACTTGGCAGTTTCTTCGGTGCGATTTTCGGCGGTATTGGCAAGGCCGATGGCGGCGCCGTTCATGCGGCCACCGGCGGGCGCATTGATGCCACGGGCGGCGGTCGCCTTTCCGGTCCTGGGGGAACGCGCGGTGACAAGATCCCGGCATGGCTCTCCGATGGTGAGTATGTGATCAATGCCAGGGCGGCGGGAAAATACGCGCCCCTGCTTGAGGCGATCAACAATGGCGATGGCCTGAAACTTGCCGATGGCGGCCTTGTTCGCCATGCGGCTTTGCCGCGCCTGCCGATGAAGGCTTTGCGCTCTGTCCAGTCGCGCGGCTCCAGTTTGGTGAGTATCGGCGATATCAATGTGACCGTCCCGGAAACCACGGACCCGAAGGATGCGGCGGCCATGGGACGGGAATTCCGAAAACAGATCGATGCGGCCATCGACGCGCGGATACAGGAGAACCGGCGCGGACGCGGCATGCTGGCTGGAGGGCCATTCTGATGGCAGACAGGTTCGAACCGCCGAAATGCCCCTCGGTGCAAAGCACGCGGGAAACGGAATTCCGCGTGCTGGAGAGCAGTTTCGGTGACGGCTATAGCCAAAGATCCGGGGCAGGCCTCAATGCAGAGGGGTTGACCTTCAACGCGGTGTGGTCGTCGCTCTCGATCTCACAGGCCGATCAGATCGAGGCCTTCTTTCGTAGCCTGCGCGGCTTCCATGCCTTTGAATGGAAAGCGCCGCGTGACAAAGCGGCCCGGCTTTATCGCTGCAAGAGTTGGACGCGGGGCTTTCTCGGCAGCGGCCGTGACACGATCACAGCGAAGATCGAAAGGGTGTATGACCTATGAGCACGCTCAAAGTCTATGATGCCACCGGCGTCCAGCGCCCGATCTCGGCAGAAACCAATGGCGACGGCGCGCTTAGTCCGCGTCATGGTCTGTCGGACGAAGCCACGGCGCTGATCGAGGCCATTCGGACGGCTGCCGAGATCATCACGCCGGCCCGACAGCATGCCGCTGTCACGCCCTCCGACGATAATGCCCTGGTCGGCGTTCAATCGCTCTATGTCGGTTTTGGCGGGGCTGTCGCGGTTGAACTGAGCGGCGTCACCGCGATCTATCACTGCCAGAGCGGCACGCTTCTGCCGGTTGCCGCCCACAAGGTGCTGGCGACGGGCACGACGGCTTCCGAGATCGTGGCGCTGGTCAAATGACGGGATCGCATTATGGCACGATGCTGGTTGTCGAGCAGGCGGGAAACGGCCTGTCGCAAACGGCGCAGGGGCTGGTGAGCGATGATATCATCCACCTCTATGAACTTGATGCCTCGGTCATCGGCGGCGGCATCTATCGCTTCACGTCATCGGCCTTCGAGGAAGCGCCGGTGTCCTTCGGCGGCCATGTCTATGCGCCGACGCCGATCGAGACCGATGGCTGGGAGATGTCGTCGCAAGGCACCATGCCGCGCCCGACGCTGAAGGTCGCGAATGTCTCCGGCGTGTTGTCGGCCGTGGTCAACGAGTTCGGCGATCTGGTCGGGGCGACCTTCCGGCGCATCCGCACCTTTCGGCGGTTTCTCGACGGCATGGAGGATGCGGATCCCGACGCGCATTTCCCCATTGATGTCTATCGGATCGAGCAAAAGACCAACCAGAACCGGGTCTATATCGAGTGGGTTTTGGCCGCCGCAATCGATCAACAGGGCAGAAAGCTCCCCGGCCGACAGGTGATCCAGAGCGCCTGCACGCATACCTATCGCCGCTTCGATCCCGAAACCGGCTCGTTCGATTATTCCAGGGCCACATGCCCCTATGCGGGCTCGGCCTGTTTTGACGCGAAGGGTAATGCGGTTTCGGCATCGGAGGACCGGTGCAGCAAGCTTTTGCAATCGGGCTGCGTCAAGCGCTTCGGCCATGGCGATCTGCCGACCCGGGCCTTTCCCGGCGTCGGCCGGGCAAACACCTGAAGGATAAGCAATCATGTTTGGTGATGATGTTGCCCGGGAGGCCCGGGCGCATGCGCTTGCGGCATGGCCGGAAGAGGCCTGCGGCGTGGTGTCCGGCGGTCATTATGTCCCCATCGAAAACATCGCGGCCGATCGCGAAAACGGCTTCGAAATGCCGGCGGAAACCTGGCTGAAGTTCCGGCCAGAAGCGGTCATCCACAGCCATAACGCCAAAGTGCATCCGCACTGGCCGTCAAAAGCCGATATGGTCAGTCAGATCGCGGCCAATATTCCCTTCGGGATCGTGAGCTGCGACGGCGAGGTGACGACGCCCATTCTCTGGTGGGGCGATCACTGCCTGGATGCGCCGCTGACCGGACGATCCTTCGTGCCGGGCGTGTTCGACTGCTACGGGCTGGTGCGCAGCTGGTATTGGCAGGAGCGAGGCATCCGCCTTCCGGACTTTCCCCGCTCGAAAAGCTGGTGGGAAGAGGGCGAGAACCTGCTTGCCGATCATTTTGAAGAGGCGGGCTTCCGGACGGTCGATACGTCGGAAGCTCAGCCCGGCGATGTGTTCTTCATGCGGCTTGTATCGAAGGTGCCGTGTCACTCCGGCATTCTGCTGGAAGATGGCCTTTGCCTGCATCATCTCGATGGACGGCTGTCACGGCGCGAGCCCGTCGGGCCGTGGCTGAAGCGGGTGACGCATTGGGTGCGCTATGGTTCGTAAAATCCACCTCCACGGCGATCTCGCCCGGCAGTTTGCCCCAACCTACCAGCTCGATGTCGCGAGCGCCGGCGAGGCGGGCCAGGCGCTCGCCGCCGTCGTGCCCGGCTTCCGGCAATATGCGACCGACCGGAATTTTAGGGTTCTGCGCGGTGATCCGGAAACCGGCATGGCGCTCGGGCCGGATGATCTCGACTTCCATCTCGGGAACGCGGATCTGCATATCGTTCCGGTCATTGCCGGCGCGGGCAATCGCGGGCTTGGCAAGATCATTGCCGGCGTCTTCCTGATCGGGGCGGCCTTCATGTTCCCGGGCGCGATCACCGGCATCGGCATTGGCGGCTCGACGATCGGCGGGGCGATGAAGGGGCTTGGCGTGGCGCTTGCCATGGGCGGGCTCGGGCAGATGCTGTCGCCGGCGCCGAAGATCAATGCGGACAGCGGCGAGGATCAGTCCTCCTATCTCTTCAGCGGCGGCGCCAATGTGACGACCGAGGGCGGTCCCGTGCCGCTGGTTTATGGCCAAAAATTCCGCGTCAAACCGGTGCTGATTGCCGCCGGGCTTTCCACCGAAGACGTGGCTATCTGAGTTTCGGAACAAACCTCATGCATGATTTGCGCATCTCCGGCCGTGGCGGCGGCAAGGGCGGCAAGAGCGGCGGCTCGGGCGGCTATAGCGAAGCGGCGAACACGCTGCGCTCCAAACAGACATTGCGGCTTCTGTTCCTCGTCTCCGAAGGCGTCACCGGCGGGCTGAAGGACGGGGCAAAATCGATCTTCTTCGATGACGTGCCGGTCCAAAACGGCGACGGTACGTTCAACTTCGAAGGCGGCTCGTTCGAGACCCGCAATGGCTTTCCCGATCAGGCGGCCTTGTCCGGCTTTCCGGCCGTCGAGAACGAACAGGGCGTCGGCGTCGAGATCAAACAGAACCTGTCGGCAACGCGGGCAATCACCAATCTCGCGGCAACGGCCGTGCGCGTCTCCATTCAGGTGCCACAACTGATCTTCACCGATCCCGACAATGGCAATGTCAAGGAGAATGCGGTCGATATCGCCATCGATCGCCGCACCGAGGATGGCACCTGGCAAGAGGCCCGCGCTGATACGATATCGGGCAAATGCACCTCGCCCTATGTTCGCGCCTACCGGATCCCGCTTGAGGGGATGGGACCCTGGTATATCCGCGTGCGGCGGCTTTCCGAGGATGCCAATGGCACGACGTCCAACAACCAGACCTACTGGTCCTCCTATACGGTGATCGAGGATTATCGGCTGACCTATCCCGACAGTGCCGTGATGGGCGTGACGCTTGATGCGGCTGAGTTCGGCGGCGGCGCCATTCCGACGGTCTCGGTCGACTGGGCCGGGATCGAGATTGCCGTGCCGTCGAACTATGATCCGGAAACGCGGTCCTATGCGGGTGTCTGGGATGGTACGTTCAAACGCGCCGTCACCGATAACCCGGCCTGGATTTTCTATGACCTTGTGGTCAATGACCGTTATGGCCTCGGCCAATATGTCGATGTCGGGCAGGTGTCCAAATGGGCGCTTTACGAGATTGCACGCTATTGCGACGAATTGGTCGATGATGGGTTCGGGGGCAAGGAACCGCGCTACACCTTCAACGGCGCCATCACCTCGCGCGATGAGGCGATCAATGTGCTGACGGCCTTTGCCGGCGTGTTCCGGGGCATGGTCTATTGGGGCACGGGCGCTGTGACGGCGGTCTGCGACAAGCCGGCCGATCCCGTCAAGCTGGTGACGCCCGCCAATGTGGTCGACGGCACGTTCAGCTATCAGGGATCGGCGCTCTCGGCCCGCCACACGCAGGTGCTCGTCCGCTGGTTCGATCCGGCCAACAATTATATGCCGGCGATCGAAGTGGTCGAGGATGCTGAGGCGGTTGCAAGATACGGATCGCGGCAGACCGAGATCCAGGCGATCGGCTGCTGTTCGCGCGGACAGGCGCATCGTTACGGAGCATGGCTGCTCGATACCGAACAGAATTCGACCGAGGTCGTAACCTATCGGGCCGGGCTCGATCACGCCGATGTCGCGCCGGGCGATGTGGTGCTGGTCGCCGATCCCTCCTATGCCGGTGTGCGCTATGGCGGCCGGGTGAAGGCGGTATCCGACGATCTGGCGGCGGTCACGCTCGATGCGCCGGTGACGATCAATGACGGCGATGCCTATACGCTGACCGTAGTCATGCCGGACGGCACGCTTGCCGATCGGGTCGTCGTGAACGGGGCGGGGGAGACCGATGTTCTGGCACTGGCGGAAGCATTGCCGGATCGCCCTGTCAATGGCGCCATGTGGATCCTGACGGGCTCGGATGCAGCGCCGCGCCCGTTCCGGGTGTTGTCGATCACGGAAAACGACAAGCATCAGTTCGATGTCTCGGCGCTGATCTATGACGCAACCAAATGGGATCGTGTCGAGAAGGGTCTCGAGCTCGAACCGCCATCCTTCTCGACCTATCCGACCGGGCCGCTTCTGCCGCCTTCGGACGTGACGGTCGCGGAATATCTCTATCTTGCCGGCGGCGTGTCCGCCCGTGGTGCTGTTACCATCGGCTGGAGCGCGCCGAACGATACAAGGGCCACGCTCTATGAAGTCCAGTATCAGGGGCAGGGCGGGATCTGGCTTGCTGTCGGGACCACGGAAAGCGTCTCGATCGACCTGCAGGATCTCGATCCGGGGATTTACAGCTTCAGGGTTCGCTCCGTCTTCGCGGCGCTCAACCAGCGCTCGCCCTGGGCAACGCTGGACGCGGTCTATCTGGCAAGCGTGTTGTCGCCGCCGGACAATGTCGAGCGCTTCAATATTGCCGTGATCGGCGATGTTGCCACGCTCACCTGGGCACCGGTGACGGCGCTCAACCTGTCGCATTATGTGATCCGCTATTCGCCGGAACTGACGGGCGTGTCCTGGCGCTCCTCCGGCGCCCAGCTCGATCATGTGGATGCCACCAGCGTGCAGATCCCGACGCGGCCGGGCACCTATCTGATCAAGGCGGTGACGCGGCAGGGGGTGGAAAGCCCGGTCGCGACCATGATCCAGACCACAGTCGGCGCCACGCCGATGAATGCAGTCGAACGCTTTGTCGAACAGCCGGCCTGGTCGGGACGTTTTGACGGCTGCCGGGCGGGCGAGCCGGGCTTGCGGCTTGCGGAGGCGGAAGGGGGCGGGCTGTTGCCCTCCGGCACCTATGTCTCTTCCCGCACGATCGATCTCGGCTCGGTCTATACGTCCCGGGTAACGCCGGTCCTGTCGGTCTACGGGCAGGATGTCGATGACACGATGTCGAAATGGCCGGTGCTGAGCGCGCTCGACGGCATTGTCGGGGCGGATGCGTCGAAGTGGAACGCGGTCATGGAGATGCGCACCACGGATGACGATCCGGACGATGCCGGCGTGCACTGGTCGGACTGGCGGGAAGCGGCCACCGGAGACGTGGCGGCAAGAGCCTATCAGATGCGGCTGATCCTCACCTCGGTCGATGACAACATCACGCCGATCGTCGCGCGCGCCGAACTGACGGTCGATATGCCCGACCGGATACTGAGCGGCAATAATCTCGCCGTGCCGGCCAGTGGACGGCGGATCGGTTTTGACCCGCCCTACTTCGGCCTCACCGGGCTTTCGGTCTCGGCTGAGGGCCTTCGCTTCGGCGATTACTACGAGATCGCCAACAAGGATGAGAGCGGCTTTGACATCGTGTTCAAGGACCAGTCCGGCGCGCCGGTCGAACGCACGTTCGATTTTGTGGCTGCCGGCTACGGAAAGGTGCATGCATGACGCAGTATAACAACGTGACGATCGACCCGACCGTCACCAATGGCTCGCAGCTTGCGGCCAATATCAACAGCTTTCGGACGGCAAGCCTTTCCATGCATAGCGGCGTGGAACGCCCTGCCTATGCGACCGGGGGGACGATGTGGATCAGCACCGCCTCCAAGCCGTGGAAGCTCTTTGTCTTCGACGGTGCGGCCGATGTCGCGATCGGGGAGGTGGATCCGGACGGGCACGGGTTTCTGAGCGCCGGCGGAACGGCCTTCACCAACGATCTGATGACGGCGGGCGATGCGGCGGATGCCAGGAACAAGCTCGGTGCCTATGCCAGGAACGGCGGAACGCTCACCGGCTTTGTGCGCGTGATGTTCGATGGCGCGACGCTGGCCTCGTTCCAGGCGAGCGGTGAGAGCGATGCCCGGATCGAGTTCCGCTCCAACAATGGCGGCAACAGCTATGTCGAGGTCGGTCAACGCAGCAATGGCGATGGCTTCATCTGGTCGCGGGGCATGGAGTATGCATTCCGCAGCAATGGCGATCTGGCCTCTGGTTCCGGCTGGACGCTTCACGCGGATGGCAATGTCAGTGGTTCTGTCTGGAACAATTGGGGGCGCTCGGACGCCTATTCAGCCATTCATGACCGGATCGAAAGCAGGGCATCGGCCTATGCCAACAGCCGGGCCGCCGCCGGCGCTCGCGTCCAGCACGACAGCGGCACATACGAGATCGGCACGGTTCAGACCACCGGCAACACGGTCGACTGCCCGGACGGCATGTTCATCACCGGCCTGCGTTGCCAGAACTATGACTGGGCGGTGCGCGAGATCTATGTCCGGGCCAAATATGCGAGGAACCAGTAATGGCGACAAAACTCACGCCCGACAGCGCCAATGCGCTCAATCCGGATCTCGATCACGATACGCTCGGCTATCTTCTGTCGCTGGCCTATCCCGAAGCGGAACCGGGCCGCGACTTCCGCACCGGTCATATTGTCGATGACGACACCGGCGCGCGCGTCGGTTCGGCCGTGATCCTCGACTGGCAGATCGATGCGGCCTTTCCGACGCCCGACGATCTCCACGATATGCTCGATGCGCATCGCGATGCGGTCGAGGCCTTTGCCCGGAAGCGTGCAAACCGCGCTCTGTGCCATGCCGTCGATGCCGAGCGGGACCGCCGGATTGCGGCGGGCTTTGTCTTCAACGGCGTTCTCTACCAGTCCCGGGCGGAAGACCGGGAGAACATTGCCGGCGCGGCAACGGCCGCCCTTGGCGCCATGATCGCCGGCGCTGAAGCCGGCGACTATCGCTGGCATGGCGGTGACAGCGATTTTGTCTGGATCGCCGCCGACAACAGCACGCACAAAATGGATGCGGCGACCCTCTATGCGCTCGGGCAGGCAGCCCTTGCCCACAAACAGGCGCATATCTTCGCCGCCCGGGCGCTGAAGGATCTGTCACCGATCCCGGCAGACTTTGCCTCAGATATCCACTGGCCGGAGTAGCACCATGCCATCCCTGACAATCGGACTGAGCCTTGCGGCCATGCGGCCGCCGGGGCGCGCACGCTGGTGGGCGTCCGTCGCCTTTCCGGCAATGGATAGAGAGACGGGTCTGACGCTCGGCCCGGCGGCCATCCTGGACTTTGGCGGCAACCGTTACGCCATCACCGAAGGCTGGTGGGAACTGCCGGCTTATGCGGCGGGCGATGCCGACGGGATCGGCCGGGCGCCGGCCGCCTTTCTTGATTTTTCCACTGACAGATATGCGAGGTGAGCCATGCGGAATGCAGGCTTTGCGGAGATGATTGATTTTACCCGACCCGGCTCGGCGACCTATGTCGATGCCGACGGCGTGTTCAGGATCGCGGCGGCGAATGTGCCGCGCTTCGACCATACCAATGGCCGGCGACAATTGCTGCTCGAAGGACCGGCAACCAACAAGGTGTTGTGCAACAACGCCAATCCGACCGACCTGACCGGGATCGGAGGGTCGGCCGCGCCGGCCGTCCTTTCGGTCGTTGACGATACGGCTGCCCTTTCCGCCGCCGGTCTTTCCGAGGTCTGCGCGTCCGGCAAGGTCTACAAGCTCGACAATTCCGCCGGAACCGGGGTTGCC
This window of the Martelella lutilitoris genome carries:
- a CDS encoding tape measure protein, whose protein sequence is MAATDLEQLVVQLSADFNKYEKRLAKANGITNKHLNAIQKKAVAMDRRLEGFGANAFKGLLYSTTALTSALSVREVARYADAWTEAKNALAVAGVVGQDQVRTLDTLYQSAQKNAAPITALADLFGKASQANDNLQQSQERLLKFTDGIATALKVEGKSAAEASGALTQLGQLLGSARVQAEEFNSINEGARPILIAVANGLDEAGGSVSKLKQLVNDGKVSGREFFDAFMKGFPTIEKMADNATQTIAQGVTKVNNALTKYIGETDSSLGASQRLISGLNALADNFDQTADTVLALAGVIAGALVGRSIAGMLVKLGLAGTALTKFAAAMRSAMAAGSLSTALGGMSAAAGPLGLLIGGTLVGAVALYSRHSQEAEARTEAVNAELERLGLVAEEAAPKLEGVTEAAEGLTDGEIYRKVKMLADEYDRLSKMGEGFLGWFRDDDALGGIVDKAKELTHQFERGSVDLNAVFGIHDMARDLERGRVGFQDVINKMREIRATEVSQPVADLAYQVEQTAQKLRHLDGAKAASEVNDLKRELEEARDSLLDFSQAMPISLDQREAIADIIDDFDGTKEGAAEARRALETMADANPDAAGYVAKLAPIFGMLQKLVDKSREFMTLLSAVNVSTSGGMSDSQVSAYRGYSESRSEGEKMLQVGKDYADEIERQNGLSKEQIALEREKASIKRDLENKGGFLPDNEIAHLAQSSLAANARRSSGGGGGSGGGDNSFDNAVQSIRERTAALMAERDAQTALNPLVEDYGFALEKARATQDLLTAAETAGLSVDADLRQSIEDLAQGYAEAAAEAEKAARKNEDLRQSVDDFKATAKDVTGGFVSDLVSGVNAADALANALGRVGDKLLDLALNDLFNTGEPGLGSFFGAIFGGIGKADGGAVHAATGGRIDATGGGRLSGPGGTRGDKIPAWLSDGEYVINARAAGKYAPLLEAINNGDGLKLADGGLVRHAALPRLPMKALRSVQSRGSSLVSIGDINVTVPETTDPKDAAAMGREFRKQIDAAIDARIQENRRGRGMLAGGPF
- a CDS encoding phage tail protein, which produces MADRFEPPKCPSVQSTRETEFRVLESSFGDGYSQRSGAGLNAEGLTFNAVWSSLSISQADQIEAFFRSLRGFHAFEWKAPRDKAARLYRCKSWTRGFLGSGRDTITAKIERVYDL
- a CDS encoding spike base protein, RCAP_Rcc01079 family; its protein translation is MSTLKVYDATGVQRPISAETNGDGALSPRHGLSDEATALIEAIRTAAEIITPARQHAAVTPSDDNALVGVQSLYVGFGGAVAVELSGVTAIYHCQSGTLLPVAAHKVLATGTTASEIVALVK
- a CDS encoding phage minor tail protein L, with the protein product MTGSHYGTMLVVEQAGNGLSQTAQGLVSDDIIHLYELDASVIGGGIYRFTSSAFEEAPVSFGGHVYAPTPIETDGWEMSSQGTMPRPTLKVANVSGVLSAVVNEFGDLVGATFRRIRTFRRFLDGMEDADPDAHFPIDVYRIEQKTNQNRVYIEWVLAAAIDQQGRKLPGRQVIQSACTHTYRRFDPETGSFDYSRATCPYAGSACFDAKGNAVSASEDRCSKLLQSGCVKRFGHGDLPTRAFPGVGRANT
- a CDS encoding NlpC/P60 family protein, which translates into the protein MFGDDVAREARAHALAAWPEEACGVVSGGHYVPIENIAADRENGFEMPAETWLKFRPEAVIHSHNAKVHPHWPSKADMVSQIAANIPFGIVSCDGEVTTPILWWGDHCLDAPLTGRSFVPGVFDCYGLVRSWYWQERGIRLPDFPRSKSWWEEGENLLADHFEEAGFRTVDTSEAQPGDVFFMRLVSKVPCHSGILLEDGLCLHHLDGRLSRREPVGPWLKRVTHWVRYGS
- a CDS encoding tail assembly protein codes for the protein MVRKIHLHGDLARQFAPTYQLDVASAGEAGQALAAVVPGFRQYATDRNFRVLRGDPETGMALGPDDLDFHLGNADLHIVPVIAGAGNRGLGKIIAGVFLIGAAFMFPGAITGIGIGGSTIGGAMKGLGVALAMGGLGQMLSPAPKINADSGEDQSSYLFSGGANVTTEGGPVPLVYGQKFRVKPVLIAAGLSTEDVAI
- a CDS encoding host specificity protein J; its protein translation is MHDLRISGRGGGKGGKSGGSGGYSEAANTLRSKQTLRLLFLVSEGVTGGLKDGAKSIFFDDVPVQNGDGTFNFEGGSFETRNGFPDQAALSGFPAVENEQGVGVEIKQNLSATRAITNLAATAVRVSIQVPQLIFTDPDNGNVKENAVDIAIDRRTEDGTWQEARADTISGKCTSPYVRAYRIPLEGMGPWYIRVRRLSEDANGTTSNNQTYWSSYTVIEDYRLTYPDSAVMGVTLDAAEFGGGAIPTVSVDWAGIEIAVPSNYDPETRSYAGVWDGTFKRAVTDNPAWIFYDLVVNDRYGLGQYVDVGQVSKWALYEIARYCDELVDDGFGGKEPRYTFNGAITSRDEAINVLTAFAGVFRGMVYWGTGAVTAVCDKPADPVKLVTPANVVDGTFSYQGSALSARHTQVLVRWFDPANNYMPAIEVVEDAEAVARYGSRQTEIQAIGCCSRGQAHRYGAWLLDTEQNSTEVVTYRAGLDHADVAPGDVVLVADPSYAGVRYGGRVKAVSDDLAAVTLDAPVTINDGDAYTLTVVMPDGTLADRVVVNGAGETDVLALAEALPDRPVNGAMWILTGSDAAPRPFRVLSITENDKHQFDVSALIYDATKWDRVEKGLELEPPSFSTYPTGPLLPPSDVTVAEYLYLAGGVSARGAVTIGWSAPNDTRATLYEVQYQGQGGIWLAVGTTESVSIDLQDLDPGIYSFRVRSVFAALNQRSPWATLDAVYLASVLSPPDNVERFNIAVIGDVATLTWAPVTALNLSHYVIRYSPELTGVSWRSSGAQLDHVDATSVQIPTRPGTYLIKAVTRQGVESPVATMIQTTVGATPMNAVERFVEQPAWSGRFDGCRAGEPGLRLAEAEGGGLLPSGTYVSSRTIDLGSVYTSRVTPVLSVYGQDVDDTMSKWPVLSALDGIVGADASKWNAVMEMRTTDDDPDDAGVHWSDWREAATGDVAARAYQMRLILTSVDDNITPIVARAELTVDMPDRILSGNNLAVPASGRRIGFDPPYFGLTGLSVSAEGLRFGDYYEIANKDESGFDIVFKDQSGAPVERTFDFVAAGYGKVHA
- a CDS encoding DUF4376 domain-containing protein, with amino-acid sequence MATKLTPDSANALNPDLDHDTLGYLLSLAYPEAEPGRDFRTGHIVDDDTGARVGSAVILDWQIDAAFPTPDDLHDMLDAHRDAVEAFARKRANRALCHAVDAERDRRIAAGFVFNGVLYQSRAEDRENIAGAATAALGAMIAGAEAGDYRWHGGDSDFVWIAADNSTHKMDAATLYALGQAALAHKQAHIFAARALKDLSPIPADFASDIHWPE